In Gemmobacter sp. 24YEA27, a genomic segment contains:
- a CDS encoding sugar phosphate isomerase/epimerase: MKLAFNLLVIGAGITPAHAPQLARLKAHGYDALEIPVFSGNPAQYRDIGRILADLGITPGAAAVATPEANPVSPDPAIRARARDHHRWIVDCTHAMGGEIIAGPLHSPVGVFTGLGPTDTERGHCVDAMRALADYAGDAGIRVSAEAVNRFECYMMSTMAEASRIFHEVDHPNYGYMFDTFHANIEEKDAPATYERYHREINHFHVSENDRGVPGTGHVPFRAHFQALRRCNYDGWLTVEAFGRALPELAGATRVWRDLFDDLDTLFADSAAFIRREWALAGEGLTA, from the coding sequence ATGAAGCTTGCCTTCAATCTGCTGGTGATCGGGGCCGGGATCACCCCGGCCCATGCGCCGCAGCTGGCGCGGCTGAAGGCGCATGGCTATGACGCGCTGGAGATCCCGGTTTTTTCGGGAAATCCGGCGCAGTATCGTGACATCGGGCGCATCCTTGCCGATCTCGGCATCACGCCCGGGGCCGCCGCCGTGGCCACGCCCGAGGCGAACCCGGTCAGCCCCGATCCCGCCATTCGCGCCAGGGCCCGCGATCATCACCGCTGGATCGTTGATTGCACCCATGCGATGGGCGGCGAGATCATCGCAGGCCCGCTGCATTCGCCGGTCGGGGTCTTTACCGGCCTTGGCCCGACCGACACCGAGCGCGGCCATTGTGTGGACGCCATGCGGGCGCTGGCCGATTATGCGGGCGACGCCGGCATCAGGGTGTCCGCCGAGGCGGTGAACCGCTTTGAATGCTATATGATGTCCACCATGGCCGAGGCCTCGCGTATCTTCCACGAGGTGGATCACCCGAATTACGGCTATATGTTCGACACCTTCCACGCCAATATCGAGGAAAAGGACGCGCCCGCGACCTATGAGCGGTATCACCGCGAAATCAACCACTTCCATGTCTCGGAAAATGACCGCGGCGTGCCTGGCACCGGACATGTGCCGTTCCGGGCGCATTTCCAGGCCCTGCGCCGCTGCAACTATGACGGCTGGCTGACGGTCGAGGCCTTTGGCCGCGCTTTGCCGGAACTGGCCGGAGCGACCCGGGTCTGGCGCGATCTGTTTGACGATCTCGATACGCTTTTTGCCGATAGTGCGGCTTTCATCCGTCGCGAATGGGCGCTTGCCGGGGAGGGCCTCACGGCATGA
- a CDS encoding AraC family transcriptional regulator, whose product MNEISPFREVPLCENRRPTVFRQPDSMMYADNCRELQAAARRGECELHAWTRGSYPGTGLGDLLPGICTVGFWDARHNQTWGLARHCNEGFKIAWLARGRLDLVVDDRSYDLRQGQFIVIRPWQQHAIGAPQVGASRLVWILLDAGLRRPSEQWHWPGWMLFSDAEAHHLGQLLTQNMRPVWDGNPDLARGFEALPQILTTRSPEEGESRLKLAINAVMLSLIERMAAQSPELDPQLSTSQHTVAIFLRRLPDALAEDWTLDGMAEECGLSRTRFADLCRQLTNRTPRQYLQHLRLDHARGLLSGNYPASVTDIAFACGFNSSQYFSNAYRKRFGEAPRNTGQVAAQ is encoded by the coding sequence ATGAATGAGATCAGCCCGTTCCGGGAGGTGCCGCTTTGCGAAAACCGCCGTCCAACCGTGTTTCGCCAGCCGGATTCGATGATGTATGCCGATAATTGCCGCGAATTGCAGGCCGCCGCGCGCCGGGGCGAATGCGAGCTGCATGCCTGGACCCGTGGCAGCTATCCCGGCACGGGGCTCGGGGATCTTCTGCCCGGGATCTGCACGGTCGGCTTCTGGGATGCCAGGCACAATCAGACCTGGGGCCTCGCGCGGCATTGCAATGAAGGGTTCAAGATTGCCTGGCTGGCCCGCGGGCGGCTGGATCTGGTGGTCGACGACAGAAGTTACGATCTGCGGCAAGGCCAGTTCATCGTGATCCGGCCCTGGCAGCAGCACGCCATCGGCGCGCCGCAAGTCGGTGCCAGTCGCCTCGTATGGATCCTGCTGGATGCCGGTTTGCGCCGCCCGTCCGAGCAATGGCACTGGCCGGGCTGGATGCTGTTTTCCGACGCAGAAGCCCATCACCTTGGCCAGCTTCTGACCCAGAACATGCGGCCGGTCTGGGATGGCAATCCCGACCTCGCGCGCGGGTTTGAGGCCCTGCCGCAGATCCTGACCACCCGCAGCCCCGAAGAAGGCGAAAGCCGGCTGAAGCTTGCGATCAACGCCGTGATGCTGTCCCTGATCGAGCGGATGGCCGCGCAATCTCCGGAACTGGACCCGCAGCTTTCCACATCACAGCATACGGTGGCGATCTTTTTGCGCCGCCTGCCCGATGCTCTGGCCGAAGACTGGACGCTGGATGGCATGGCCGAGGAATGCGGCCTGTCGCGCACCCGCTTTGCCGATCTGTGCCGCCAGCTGACCAACAGGACCCCGCGCCAGTATCTGCAGCATCTGCGGCTGGACCATGCGCGGGGCCTCTTGTCCGGGAACTATCCCGCCAGCGTCACCGATATCGCCTTTGCCTGCGGGTTCAATTCCAGCCAGTATTTCTCGAACGCCTATCGCAAGCGGTTTGGCGAGGCGCCCCGGAATACCGGGCAGGTGGCGGCGCAATGA
- a CDS encoding MFS transporter, protein MTDTGLSAARDPGPGWEWRFWAIFGGQAASLIGSAMTQFVLIWWITDSTGSVSALALAGLVALLPQALLGPLGGTLADRYSRRLIMIVADLVSALCMLVLIALFLSARIELWHIYTMMFIRSAMQAFQQPAAAASTAMLVPVSFLPRAAGLNQTLMGIITIAAAPLGALAISVMPIGYALSIDVVTAVLGIVPLLIYAIPQARMRKDQRSSLWAEFREGVTLVRGDAVLWRVYLLLTAVVLVLMPSFTLVPLLVKEHFGGGPTEVAVIEGLGGAGMILGGIIVTALAPKRLVLWILWGFALSCFAFALAALMPGTMLWLAVVFWVVSSLAFILGNAPLTVLIQTRVPNHLQGRALSLMATMMGLAAPVGLAIATPVGEMIGIRWLFVAMGVVSGLVALAGFLSPVLLAKAVPPEPGRR, encoded by the coding sequence ATGACGGATACAGGTCTGAGCGCCGCCCGCGATCCCGGCCCCGGCTGGGAATGGCGGTTCTGGGCGATCTTCGGCGGGCAGGCAGCCTCGCTGATCGGCTCTGCCATGACGCAATTTGTGCTGATCTGGTGGATCACCGACAGCACGGGCTCTGTCTCGGCGCTGGCCCTGGCGGGGTTGGTCGCGCTGTTGCCGCAGGCATTGCTGGGGCCGCTGGGCGGAACGCTCGCGGATCGCTACAGTCGCCGCCTGATCATGATCGTCGCCGATCTGGTCAGTGCCCTGTGCATGCTGGTGCTGATCGCATTGTTCCTGAGCGCGCGGATCGAGCTCTGGCACATCTACACCATGATGTTCATCCGCAGTGCGATGCAGGCCTTTCAGCAGCCGGCGGCGGCGGCGAGCACGGCAATGCTGGTTCCGGTCAGTTTTTTGCCGCGCGCGGCGGGGCTGAACCAGACGCTGATGGGGATCATCACCATCGCCGCCGCGCCTTTGGGAGCGCTGGCGATCAGCGTCATGCCTATCGGTTATGCGCTGTCCATCGACGTTGTCACCGCCGTTCTGGGCATTGTGCCGCTGCTGATCTATGCGATCCCGCAGGCCCGTATGCGGAAAGACCAGCGCAGCAGCCTCTGGGCGGAGTTCCGTGAGGGCGTGACGCTGGTGAGGGGTGATGCCGTGTTGTGGCGGGTCTATCTTTTGCTGACGGCGGTGGTTCTGGTGCTGATGCCCTCCTTCACGCTGGTGCCCTTGCTGGTGAAAGAGCATTTCGGCGGCGGCCCGACAGAGGTCGCGGTGATCGAGGGTCTGGGCGGTGCGGGCATGATCCTTGGCGGCATCATCGTAACCGCGCTGGCTCCGAAACGGCTGGTGCTGTGGATCCTCTGGGGGTTTGCGCTGTCCTGCTTTGCCTTCGCGCTGGCCGCGCTTATGCCGGGGACGATGCTCTGGCTGGCAGTGGTGTTCTGGGTCGTCAGCAGCCTGGCCTTCATTCTGGGGAATGCGCCGCTGACCGTCCTGATCCAGACCCGGGTCCCGAACCATCTGCAGGGCCGCGCCCTGTCGCTGATGGCGACGATGATGGGGCTTGCCGCCCCGGTCGGCCTTGCCATCGCCACGCCGGTGGGTGAGATGATCGGCATCCGCTGGCTTTTTGTGGCGATGGGCGTGGTCAGCGGACTGGTGGCACTGGCGGGTTTTCTGTCACCCGTGCTGCTGGCGAAAGCCGTCCCGCCAGAGCCCGGCAGGCGCTGA
- a CDS encoding carboxymuconolactone decarboxylase family protein, which produces MIPRMTDYFKRAEAGFRPLYALEAALKSGPLEAPLLHLIKLRASQINGCAFCIHMHTAEALRDGETSLRLHMLVAWRESPLYSPRERAALAWTEALTLLAETGAPDADWEAVKAAFNEDERAWLSMAVAAINMWNRVQVGFRAAHPTELPGEQSHAA; this is translated from the coding sequence ATGATACCCCGCATGACCGATTACTTCAAACGCGCCGAAGCCGGGTTCAGGCCGCTCTACGCGCTGGAAGCCGCGCTGAAGTCCGGCCCGCTGGAGGCGCCGCTCCTGCATCTGATCAAACTGCGCGCCAGCCAGATCAACGGCTGCGCCTTTTGCATCCACATGCACACGGCCGAGGCGCTGAGAGACGGCGAGACGTCGCTGCGCCTGCATATGCTGGTCGCATGGCGCGAAAGCCCGCTCTATTCTCCGCGCGAACGCGCAGCCCTCGCCTGGACCGAAGCGCTGACGCTGCTGGCTGAAACCGGGGCGCCGGATGCCGACTGGGAGGCGGTGAAGGCCGCTTTCAACGAAGATGAGCGCGCCTGGCTGTCGATGGCCGTCGCCGCGATCAATATGTGGAACCGGGTGCAGGTCGGCTTCCGCGCCGCCCATCCGACTGAACTGCCCGGCGAACAGAGCCATGCCGCCTGA
- a CDS encoding sigma-70 family RNA polymerase sigma factor: MPPDRHTEIFETQWPRLLRLGYRMLGSRHDAEDVVQEAYLRWHHSDQGAVLEPAAWLTRVVSRLCLDQMKSARARREAYPGTWLPEPLIEPEEDAMRPDNLTLTLMMALERLSPLERAAFLLHDVFGQPLEEIATTIGRSPAATRQLASRARAHVKLDRPRQEIPRERRDSLARAFFDACLSGDAERLGAMLASDVSVQSDGGGKIRAFDIIRGSDRVRRLFQGITRKFGPIELLRMVSIDGLPGYLTRVGGILQTTALEFDGERIANIYITRNPDKLDGIALH; the protein is encoded by the coding sequence ATGCCGCCTGATCGCCACACCGAAATCTTCGAGACGCAGTGGCCCCGGCTGCTGCGTCTTGGCTACCGTATGCTCGGCTCGCGCCATGATGCCGAGGATGTGGTGCAGGAAGCATATCTGCGCTGGCACCACAGCGATCAGGGGGCAGTGCTTGAACCCGCTGCCTGGCTGACCCGGGTGGTGTCGCGCCTCTGCCTTGACCAGATGAAATCCGCCCGCGCCCGGCGCGAGGCCTATCCAGGCACCTGGCTGCCGGAGCCGCTGATCGAGCCGGAGGAGGACGCGATGCGCCCCGACAATCTGACGCTGACCCTGATGATGGCGCTGGAGCGGCTCTCCCCGCTGGAGCGCGCGGCGTTCCTGCTGCATGACGTCTTTGGCCAGCCCCTCGAAGAGATCGCCACCACAATCGGGCGCAGCCCCGCCGCCACGCGCCAGCTGGCAAGCCGGGCACGGGCGCATGTGAAACTCGACCGGCCCCGACAGGAGATCCCACGCGAAAGGCGCGATAGCCTGGCCCGCGCCTTCTTTGACGCCTGCCTGTCGGGCGATGCCGAAAGACTTGGCGCGATGCTGGCAAGCGATGTCAGCGTGCAATCCGACGGCGGCGGCAAGATCCGCGCCTTCGACATCATCCGGGGCAGCGACCGGGTCAGACGGCTGTTCCAGGGCATCACGCGAAAGTTCGGCCCGATCGAGCTGTTGCGGATGGTCAGCATCGACGGATTGCCGGGCTACCTCACCCGCGTCGGCGGCATCTTGCAGACCACCGCGCTGGAATTCGACGGCGAGCGTATCGCCAATATCTATATCACCCGCAACCCCGACAAACTCGACGGGATTGCGCTGCACTGA
- a CDS encoding NAD(P)-dependent alcohol dehydrogenase — protein sequence MKAIQLAFPGGLENLRLVDLPEPAAPGVGEITVRLHASSLNYHDLLVVTRPRKADGALIPMADGAGVVTAIGADVTEFAPGDAVVSCFFPEWQSGRDMPGSFATVPGDGIDGFARESVTLPASAFTHAPKGYSHAEAATLTTAGLTAWRALVVDGRIKAGDTVLVLGSGGVSILALQMARSMGARVIATTSDAAKAERLRDLGADAVIDYVANPDWSVAVMEATAGRGADIVIEVGGPATLTQSIRSCRVGGHIALIGVLTGYSGEVATVELMARQQKLQGLIVGSREDQRDMVRALEAFSWRPVIDRSLKLEEIAGAFAWQQAGRHFGKICLTW from the coding sequence ATGAAAGCGATACAGCTTGCCTTTCCGGGCGGCCTTGAGAATCTGCGGCTGGTCGATCTGCCCGAACCTGCCGCGCCGGGTGTCGGCGAGATCACCGTGCGCCTGCATGCGAGCTCGCTCAATTACCATGATCTGTTGGTGGTGACCCGGCCGCGCAAGGCAGATGGCGCCCTGATCCCGATGGCGGATGGCGCGGGCGTCGTGACGGCCATTGGCGCAGATGTCACCGAATTCGCGCCGGGCGATGCGGTGGTCTCCTGCTTCTTTCCCGAGTGGCAATCGGGCCGTGACATGCCCGGCAGCTTTGCCACGGTCCCCGGGGATGGTATTGATGGCTTTGCCCGCGAAAGCGTGACGCTGCCGGCAAGCGCCTTCACCCATGCCCCCAAAGGCTACAGCCATGCCGAAGCGGCGACGCTGACCACGGCGGGCCTGACCGCCTGGCGGGCGCTGGTGGTCGATGGCCGGATCAAAGCGGGCGATACCGTGCTGGTTTTGGGCAGCGGCGGCGTTTCGATCCTCGCGCTGCAAATGGCCAGATCGATGGGCGCACGGGTGATCGCCACCACCTCAGACGCTGCCAAGGCGGAACGTCTGCGCGATCTCGGGGCCGATGCGGTCATTGACTATGTCGCAAACCCCGACTGGAGCGTGGCGGTGATGGAAGCCACAGCCGGGCGCGGCGCGGATATCGTGATCGAGGTCGGCGGCCCGGCCACATTGACCCAGTCGATCCGGTCCTGTCGGGTGGGCGGCCATATTGCCCTGATCGGCGTGCTGACCGGGTATTCCGGCGAAGTGGCGACGGTGGAACTGATGGCGCGGCAGCAAAAGCTGCAAGGCCTGATCGTCGGCAGCCGCGAAGACCAGCGCGACATGGTCCGCGCGCTGGAGGCGTTCAGCTGGCGGCCGGTGATTGACCGCAGCCTGAAGCTGGAAGAGATCGCCGGGGCCTTCGCCTGGCAGCAGGCGGGCCGGCATTTTGGCAAGATCTGCCTGACCTGGTGA
- a CDS encoding helix-turn-helix domain-containing protein, translating to MRRLNSKSGCAVEVTLSVMGGTWKPIILFHLLRGRMRFSDLGRAIPSVTQRMLTLQLRELEEAAIITRTVYPEVPPRVEYDLTPLGQTLEPILVSMRDWGQTYTGAAPVSDPCTTA from the coding sequence ATGCGCAGGCTGAACAGCAAAAGCGGTTGTGCGGTTGAGGTGACGCTTTCTGTTATGGGCGGCACCTGGAAGCCGATCATCCTGTTCCATCTCTTGCGCGGCCGCATGCGCTTCAGCGATCTGGGGCGGGCGATCCCGTCTGTCACCCAGCGGATGCTGACCCTGCAGCTGCGCGAGCTGGAAGAGGCTGCGATCATCACCCGCACCGTCTATCCCGAGGTACCGCCACGGGTGGAATACGACCTCACGCCCCTTGGCCAGACGCTGGAGCCGATCCTTGTCTCGATGCGGGACTGGGGGCAGACCTACACCGGCGCGGCGCCGGTGTCAGACCCATGCACGACCGCCTGA
- a CDS encoding GntR family transcriptional regulator — translation MDADSRKIPTHEVTYSRLRDMILFGALAPGQPVTIQGLIGELDAGMTPVREAIRRLAAEGALMPQGNRRVSVPQMTESVLDQLGWARFAIEPQLARLAMRAMEPALIRRLRLLDDRINTAISEGDIAAYLRFNHAFHFALYEAADAPVLLDIAQSLWLRAGPSLRLVMGRLGGAGLPDQHVEALAAMEAGNAEALAAAIAQDIGQGMDQVRLALAEGAF, via the coding sequence ATGGATGCAGATAGCCGCAAGATCCCGACCCATGAGGTCACCTATTCGCGGCTGCGCGACATGATCCTCTTTGGCGCGCTGGCGCCGGGGCAGCCGGTGACAATCCAGGGGCTGATCGGCGAACTTGACGCCGGCATGACACCGGTGCGCGAGGCGATCCGGCGGCTCGCGGCCGAAGGCGCGCTGATGCCCCAGGGCAATCGTCGGGTCTCGGTGCCGCAGATGACGGAATCGGTGCTTGATCAGCTGGGCTGGGCGCGTTTTGCGATTGAGCCGCAGCTGGCGCGGCTTGCGATGCGGGCGATGGAACCGGCGCTGATCCGGCGGTTGCGGCTTTTGGACGACCGCATCAACACCGCGATCAGCGAGGGCGATATCGCCGCCTATCTGCGGTTCAACCATGCCTTCCATTTCGCGCTTTACGAGGCGGCGGATGCGCCGGTGCTGCTGGATATCGCGCAATCCCTGTGGCTGCGGGCCGGGCCGTCCCTGCGTCTCGTGATGGGGCGGCTTGGAGGGGCAGGGCTGCCGGATCAGCATGTCGAGGCGCTGGCGGCGATGGAGGCGGGCAATGCCGAGGCCCTTGCCGCCGCGATTGCGCAGGATATCGGCCAGGGCATGGATCAGGTGCGGCTGGCGCTTGCTGAAGGGGCATTCTGA
- a CDS encoding NUDIX domain-containing protein: MDQAALAVSAADLPGGDPRFAKCPGLRDLIAGPGGAAGEARLAFWQAATRGAEAGDPALELRLAQDILAQQGAASAERLYALRGPMLSCAASALRAAGQTRANGPEDARVETDSMDHPFRSFFAVARAGLRHRQFAGGMSGGLIREAFVATDAVTVLPYDPLRDHVLLVEQFRMGPWIRGEARPWLIEAVAGRIDAGETPEEAARREAQEEAGLTIGQLLHVSDYYPSPGALTEYIWSLVGLADLPEESGGLFGLATEGEDIRTHVIPFDTAMAWLTEGRLANAPLILSLLWLARQRPALRAAAGAG, encoded by the coding sequence ATGGACCAGGCGGCGCTGGCGGTGAGCGCGGCGGATCTGCCGGGCGGGGATCCCCGTTTTGCGAAATGCCCGGGGCTGCGCGATCTGATCGCCGGGCCCGGCGGTGCCGCAGGGGAGGCGCGTCTCGCCTTCTGGCAGGCGGCCACCCGCGGCGCAGAGGCCGGCGATCCGGCGCTGGAGCTGCGGCTTGCCCAGGATATCCTGGCGCAGCAGGGGGCCGCGTCAGCAGAGCGGCTTTATGCCTTGCGCGGGCCGATGCTGTCCTGTGCGGCCTCTGCTTTGCGCGCGGCCGGGCAAACCCGCGCCAATGGCCCCGAAGATGCCCGGGTCGAGACCGACAGCATGGACCACCCGTTTCGCAGCTTCTTTGCGGTGGCGCGGGCCGGGCTCAGGCACCGGCAATTTGCCGGGGGCATGAGTGGGGGGCTTATCCGCGAGGCCTTTGTCGCGACCGATGCGGTGACGGTGCTGCCCTATGACCCGCTGCGCGATCATGTTCTGCTGGTGGAACAGTTTCGCATGGGCCCCTGGATCAGAGGCGAGGCGCGACCATGGCTGATCGAGGCGGTCGCGGGCCGCATCGACGCCGGCGAGACCCCGGAAGAGGCCGCGCGGCGCGAGGCGCAGGAAGAGGCCGGCCTGACCATCGGCCAGCTTTTGCATGTCAGCGATTATTACCCGTCGCCCGGCGCGCTGACCGAATATATCTGGTCACTGGTGGGGCTTGCGGATCTGCCCGAAGAGAGCGGCGGGCTCTTTGGCCTCGCGACCGAGGGCGAGGATATCCGCACCCATGTGATCCCCTTTGACACCGCGATGGCCTGGCTCACCGAGGGCCGGCTTGCTAATGCGCCGCTGATCCTGTCGCTGCTCTGGCTGGCGCGGCAGCGGCCTGCCTTGCGCGCAGCTGCGGGCGCGGGCTGA
- a CDS encoding TrgA family protein encodes MPTSAKLVAAVWFALMGWLAANAHIPALPDAGAGGTMVFRGVSAAIGLICGWKIMGNGVGSSYADSLGTGLKTSIVMAFFALMVFSGRQMVADSMKMRYEGPMDAMLGWFTKMMENGRDMVTVGVLGVLIVAGVFGGPLAEWTRRRWR; translated from the coding sequence ATGCCGACATCCGCAAAACTGGTGGCCGCAGTCTGGTTTGCCCTGATGGGCTGGCTTGCGGCCAATGCTCATATTCCCGCGCTTCCCGATGCAGGGGCTGGCGGCACCATGGTCTTTCGCGGGGTTTCGGCAGCGATCGGCCTGATTTGCGGCTGGAAGATCATGGGAAATGGCGTTGGGTCCAGCTATGCCGATTCTCTCGGCACGGGGCTCAAGACCTCGATTGTAATGGCGTTTTTCGCGCTTATGGTGTTTTCGGGGCGGCAGATGGTCGCCGATTCGATGAAGATGCGCTATGAAGGGCCGATGGATGCCATGCTGGGCTGGTTCACCAAAATGATGGAAAACGGCCGGGATATGGTGACGGTCGGCGTGCTGGGCGTGCTGATCGTGGCGGGGGTCTTTGGCGGGCCGCTTGCCGAATGGACCAGGCGGCGCTGGCGGTGA
- a CDS encoding aminotransferase class V-fold PLP-dependent enzyme — MTALDLDFTRKQFPAFASPVLSSHAFFENAGGSYPCIQVIDRLTRFYHDRKVQPYGPYPGGQAAGAEMDEAREKLAAMMAVKPAQVSFGPSTSANTYVLAQAVRAWLKGDAKAAIVVTNQDHEANSGVWRRLADEGIEVREWRLDPETGSLDPADLSALLADGQVRLVAFPHCSNVIAEVNDVAAISALAHAAGAKVVVDGVSYAPHGFPDFPALGCDAYLFSAYKTYGPHQGIMVLDEAFGMDLPGQGHFFNHGSLYKRHTPAGPDHAQVAACAGMADYVDALAAHHGITGDAGARGRAVHDLMRAQEIKVIQPLLDYLAARNDLRLIGPRDAARRAPTVAVELSAAAEPVSEELGRHGIACWAGDFYAVRPLEALGIAREKGVLRLSAAHYTSADDVARLIRALDQVL; from the coding sequence ATGACCGCACTTGATCTGGACTTTACCCGCAAACAGTTTCCGGCCTTTGCCTCGCCGGTCCTGTCCTCACATGCGTTTTTCGAGAATGCCGGCGGCAGCTATCCCTGTATCCAGGTGATCGACCGGCTGACGCGGTTCTACCATGACCGCAAGGTGCAGCCTTACGGGCCCTATCCGGGCGGGCAGGCGGCGGGCGCCGAGATGGATGAGGCGCGGGAAAAGCTGGCCGCGATGATGGCGGTAAAGCCGGCGCAGGTCTCGTTCGGCCCGTCAACCAGCGCCAATACCTATGTGCTGGCCCAGGCGGTGCGGGCCTGGCTGAAGGGGGATGCGAAGGCCGCGATCGTGGTGACGAACCAGGATCACGAGGCCAATAGCGGCGTCTGGCGGCGTCTGGCCGATGAGGGGATCGAGGTTCGGGAATGGCGGCTCGATCCGGAAACCGGTTCGCTCGACCCGGCGGATCTGAGCGCGCTGCTGGCGGATGGGCAGGTGCGCCTGGTCGCGTTTCCGCATTGCTCAAATGTGATTGCCGAAGTGAATGATGTGGCGGCGATCTCTGCGCTGGCCCATGCGGCGGGGGCGAAGGTGGTGGTCGATGGCGTGTCTTACGCGCCGCATGGTTTCCCGGATTTCCCGGCGCTTGGCTGCGACGCCTATCTGTTTTCCGCCTATAAAACCTATGGCCCGCATCAGGGGATCATGGTGCTGGACGAGGCTTTCGGGATGGATCTGCCGGGGCAGGGGCATTTCTTCAATCATGGCTCGCTTTACAAGCGGCATACGCCCGCCGGGCCAGACCATGCCCAGGTCGCGGCCTGTGCGGGCATGGCGGATTATGTCGACGCCCTGGCGGCGCATCACGGCATCACCGGCGATGCGGGCGCGCGGGGGCGCGCTGTCCATGATCTGATGCGCGCCCAGGAAATAAAGGTGATCCAGCCCTTGCTGGACTATCTTGCCGCGCGCAACGACCTGCGGCTGATCGGCCCCCGTGACGCGGCGCGGCGCGCGCCGACGGTGGCGGTGGAGCTGTCAGCTGCGGCAGAGCCGGTCTCGGAAGAGCTTGGCCGACACGGGATCGCCTGCTGGGCCGGGGATTTCTACGCCGTCAGGCCGCTGGAGGCGCTTGGGATTGCGCGCGAGAAGGGGGTGCTGCGGCTGTCAGCGGCGCATTACACCAGCGCCGATGATGTGGCGCGGCTGATCCGGGCGCTGGATCAGGTGCTTTGA
- the tam gene encoding trans-aconitate 2-methyltransferase has product MAVTGAEPMEGGWSAGQYSKFLDARTRPARDLLAAVPLETAQEVTDLGSGPGNSTALLRARFGAARITGTDTDADMLRTARAALPDCHFEAADIATWAAARPQDLVYANASLQWIPDHRQLFPRLLAQLSPGGVLAVQMPDNLDEPTHIAMREISADPRWADRLTAARARRVPLLTPPELHALLRADCRQLDIWRTVYQVELTGTDAVTQWFLGSALRPLLAPLSEAERAEFLDAFRARIAPFYPERGGRVLLPFPRAFFVATRA; this is encoded by the coding sequence ATGGCAGTGACCGGGGCAGAACCGATGGAAGGCGGATGGTCTGCGGGCCAATATTCGAAATTCCTTGATGCGCGCACGCGCCCGGCCCGCGATCTGCTGGCGGCGGTCCCGCTGGAGACGGCGCAGGAGGTGACCGATCTTGGCTCTGGCCCGGGGAATTCCACGGCGCTTTTGCGCGCGCGGTTCGGCGCGGCGCGGATCACCGGGACCGATACCGATGCGGATATGCTGCGAACCGCGCGCGCGGCGCTGCCGGACTGCCATTTCGAGGCGGCGGATATTGCGACCTGGGCGGCGGCGCGGCCGCAGGATCTGGTCTATGCCAATGCGTCGCTGCAATGGATCCCGGATCACCGGCAGCTCTTTCCCCGGCTTCTGGCACAGCTGAGCCCGGGCGGCGTGCTTGCGGTGCAGATGCCCGATAATCTTGACGAGCCGACCCATATCGCCATGCGCGAAATCTCGGCCGATCCCCGCTGGGCCGACCGGCTGACGGCGGCACGGGCGCGGCGCGTGCCGCTTCTGACCCCCCCGGAGCTGCACGCGCTTTTGCGCGCGGACTGCCGGCAGCTTGATATCTGGCGGACAGTCTACCAGGTGGAGCTGACCGGCACGGATGCGGTGACGCAATGGTTCCTCGGCTCGGCGCTGCGACCATTGCTCGCGCCATTGAGCGAAGCCGAACGCGCGGAATTCCTCGACGCCTTCCGCGCGCGGATTGCGCCGTTCTATCCCGAACGGGGCGGGCGTGTGCTCTTGCCCTTCCCGCGCGCCTTCTTTGTCGCGACCCGGGCCTGA